The genomic DNA GCCCCGACCTTTATACCGCGCTGCAAGCCGTTCACACTTTCCTGCCTACGCGAGCAAGCTTTATTCAGGTGAACTTGCAAAACACTGAGGATTATCTGGAATGTGTTGTGAGCTTTCAGGTAGCAATGGACAACGACGTGGAGCGCTGCTTGGCAGATACTGTGATCAAGGCTTTTTTTGAAATTGGCGAGTTCATCGTAGGTCGCCCATTGTATGAATCAGAGGTTCATTTCCCCCATCCAGCCCCCGTCTACCAGGACATGTACCGGGAGTATTTACCAGGCAAAGTTTACTTCGACTGCGATCACTTCAAACTAAGATTAGCAATGGAGTTATGTCGAAAGCCGAACGCATCAGCCAATCATGAAAGCTATCATCTGGCCTTTCAGCAGTGCGAATCCATGCTTGCGCGCCTTGAGAACCCTGAACCGGACTATCGGACTCGGCTACAGAAAATGATGTTTTCCCGACCACCCGGGACACTGAGTGAAGATGAAGCCGCCGCCTCCCTCTTCATGAGCAAACGCACCCTTGCACGGAAGCTCAAGAAAGAAAACAGCAGCTTCAGAAAGATTCGCGATGAAGTGCTATCCAGGCAAGCAGCAAACTATTTGTGCGAGAGTCAGCTCTCGGTCGAAGCAACCGCTACACTGTTGAATTATCATGACACTGCCAGCTTCAGACGGGCGTTTAAACGCTGGTTTGGTCAGACTCCTGATCAGTACAGACAAAGGACGGGCACATAAGCCGTGCCGACAGTCAGCAATCAGCGCTGGTCATGACTTCTCATTCAATAGATCGTCTAGCGCTTGAGCACACCGTCTTTAATTACCACCCACACAAAGTCACCGATATCTTTTACGGTATACCGCCCGCCCTCGTTAAACCATGTTGCGACCCAATTTAACGCTCCCAAGCCGATAAGGCGCAAAAGGTCACGATCTACATCCGCACGAATCAGGTTTTGAAAGGACAAGGATTGGATCATAGCAGACCAAAGAAGTTCGTATCTGTCTCGTAGATCAATCATTTCC from Alcanivorax sp. includes the following:
- a CDS encoding AraC family transcriptional regulator, translating into MAITTQSDSLQSVDADIPSNYSRLIARELGLSARELPRLLRKTDVDVTQLLKDESRLTATQQIQILRNALDLSGKPEFGLRLGRRLTPATHGVMGFVANSSPDLYTALQAVHTFLPTRASFIQVNLQNTEDYLECVVSFQVAMDNDVERCLADTVIKAFFEIGEFIVGRPLYESEVHFPHPAPVYQDMYREYLPGKVYFDCDHFKLRLAMELCRKPNASANHESYHLAFQQCESMLARLENPEPDYRTRLQKMMFSRPPGTLSEDEAAASLFMSKRTLARKLKKENSSFRKIRDEVLSRQAANYLCESQLSVEATATLLNYHDTASFRRAFKRWFGQTPDQYRQRTGT